A stretch of the Synergistetes bacterium HGW-Synergistetes-1 genome encodes the following:
- the csaB gene encoding polysaccharide pyruvyl transferase CsaB: protein MVAGASDRCNSSCCHKLRSGSDVEKTYKRDPQLNRAYDVLLAGYYGFGNLGDELLAEACVRMLVSNGVPRERIAVLSADTEGTKKSLGVSAFDRWKLSEIHKVLKESNTMLFGGGGLFQDQTSLRSCLYYWSLSQMARLCSVKTWAVGQSLGPLNTALGSYFAKKSFSRCLYRNVRNRSSLGMLNNWGFFGTQSPDLVMSLEVNRDFERGDRLLLNLRTGYDKVSRLAVSSAIKTAEERNLKISAIAFSNDDLKEFEKYVYKGTLKLDQITVVKTLSQFEDTLSRSCCAIGMRLHFIILAFIAGLPVRGAPYDPKVVSFCKEWDIPVVGSAGAEFSSLPEAGILEETAEKVAGSFKEGLNAVLGETYGDNQNK from the coding sequence ATGGTGGCTGGGGCTTCTGATAGGTGTAATAGCAGTTGCTGTCATAAATTACGCAGTGGTTCCGATGTCGAAAAAACTTACAAGAGAGATCCACAGTTGAACCGTGCATATGATGTCCTGCTGGCCGGTTATTACGGCTTTGGCAACCTGGGTGACGAACTCCTGGCAGAGGCTTGTGTAAGAATGCTTGTGAGCAACGGAGTTCCCAGAGAGAGGATCGCTGTTCTTTCTGCTGACACGGAAGGCACTAAAAAATCACTTGGAGTCAGTGCTTTTGACAGATGGAAGCTGTCTGAGATCCACAAAGTTCTTAAGGAATCAAACACCATGCTCTTTGGCGGAGGAGGTCTTTTTCAGGACCAGACGAGCCTCAGATCATGTCTGTACTACTGGTCCCTGTCTCAGATGGCCCGTTTGTGCTCTGTAAAGACATGGGCGGTGGGACAGTCACTGGGACCGCTCAATACTGCACTCGGTTCATATTTTGCAAAAAAGTCCTTCAGCAGATGCCTTTACAGAAATGTAAGGAACAGAAGCTCTTTGGGAATGCTGAACAATTGGGGCTTCTTCGGCACACAGTCTCCCGACCTGGTAATGTCCCTTGAGGTCAACAGGGATTTTGAGAGAGGCGACAGGCTTTTACTCAACCTTCGCACAGGGTATGATAAGGTCTCAAGGCTGGCTGTCAGTTCCGCGATAAAAACAGCGGAGGAAAGAAACCTGAAAATATCCGCGATAGCTTTTTCGAATGATGACCTTAAAGAGTTCGAAAAGTACGTTTACAAAGGTACTTTAAAATTAGATCAAATTACTGTTGTAAAAACTCTGTCTCAGTTTGAAGATACACTGAGCAGGAGTTGTTGTGCCATTGGCATGAGGCTGCATTTCATTATTCTTGCATTTATTGCCGGACTGCCTGTTCGCGGAGCCCCGTATGATCCAAAGGTAGTCTCATTCTGCAAGGAATGGGATATCCCTGTTGTAGGATCAGCAGGAGCCGAGTTCTCCTCATTGCCTGAAGCAGGTATACTTGAAGAGACAGCAGAAAAAGTGGCCGGGTCATTCAAAGAGGGTCTAAACGCGGTGTTGGGAGAAACTTATGGAGATAACCAGAATAAATGA
- a CDS encoding septum formation inhibitor Maf (Maf; overexpression in Bacillus subtilis inhibits septation in the dividing cell) — MEIILASGSPRRQMLLRELGWNIKVKVPTAEESAVQGENPEEMVCRLAYTKALSVYNEFPDSWVIGADTVVAAGDHVLGKPSGYEGALGMIEMLQGKMHTVITGVALIAPDGRKLVEAEKTNVKFRPLNEKEIISYVGSGESFDKAGSYAIQGQGMLLVESIVGCYFNVVGLPLQRLSRMFADLGWPLSEQWRKMS, encoded by the coding sequence ATGGAAATCATCCTGGCTTCAGGAAGCCCCAGGAGACAAATGCTCCTCAGAGAACTGGGCTGGAACATAAAGGTAAAGGTGCCGACAGCAGAAGAATCTGCAGTGCAGGGGGAAAACCCGGAAGAGATGGTCTGCCGGCTTGCATACACAAAAGCGCTTTCTGTTTACAATGAATTCCCCGACAGCTGGGTCATAGGTGCTGATACTGTAGTGGCAGCGGGAGATCATGTCCTGGGCAAACCATCAGGATACGAAGGTGCGCTGGGTATGATCGAAATGCTGCAGGGAAAGATGCACACAGTGATAACGGGTGTCGCACTCATTGCTCCTGATGGAAGAAAACTGGTTGAGGCGGAAAAGACGAATGTCAAATTTAGGCCGCTTAACGAAAAAGAAATCATTTCTTATGTCGGCAGCGGGGAAAGTTTTGATAAGGCCGGCTCATATGCCATACAGGGACAGGGCATGCTCCTGGTAGAAAGCATAGTGGGGTGCTACTTCAACGTTGTTGGACTCCCTCTCCAGAGACTGAGCAGAATGTTTGCCGACCTCGGGTGGCCTCTCTCTGAACAATGGAGGAAAATGTCATGA
- a CDS encoding undecaprenyl-diphosphate phosphatase — MDYHVVLLGFIQGLTEFLPVSSSGHLALAQIFLGVEMPPLSYDLVLHVATMTATVLFFFNDIIKLFSEWVSGIFTKEDRSLPGWSVGWAVFIGTMVTGAIGMLIKDFAEEAMLNSLMVGFGLVFTGIVLISSRFIRKGLGRVSPFDGIWVGIAQGIAVMPGVSRSGMTMMAGTAAGISREEVFRFSFLLSIPAILGAALLQAREVGGFDVFISSLPQGWYLGAAAAFVSGFVSLFVLRKLVIASKWWIFGIYCLVLGSLSVITSFLGVW, encoded by the coding sequence ATGGATTATCATGTAGTGCTTTTAGGCTTTATCCAGGGTCTTACAGAATTTCTTCCAGTCAGCAGCTCAGGGCATCTGGCTCTTGCACAGATATTTTTAGGGGTGGAGATGCCGCCTCTGTCTTATGATCTGGTGCTTCATGTGGCTACAATGACGGCAACAGTTCTATTCTTTTTTAATGATATCATTAAGCTGTTCAGCGAATGGGTCTCGGGTATTTTCACAAAGGAAGACAGAAGTCTTCCGGGATGGTCGGTAGGATGGGCCGTATTTATCGGAACCATGGTAACAGGCGCAATAGGGATGCTGATTAAAGATTTTGCAGAGGAAGCCATGCTGAACTCTCTCATGGTCGGTTTTGGTCTGGTCTTTACCGGTATAGTGCTTATATCAAGCCGTTTTATCAGGAAAGGGCTTGGCAGGGTATCTCCCTTTGACGGGATTTGGGTCGGTATTGCTCAGGGCATTGCTGTGATGCCTGGTGTATCACGCTCGGGAATGACTATGATGGCAGGGACAGCTGCCGGGATCAGCCGTGAAGAAGTCTTCAGGTTTTCATTCCTCCTCTCCATACCGGCTATACTGGGTGCAGCGCTCTTGCAGGCAAGAGAGGTCGGAGGATTTGACGTATTCATCTCCTCACTCCCTCAGGGGTGGTATTTGGGAGCTGCAGCGGCATTTGTCAGCGGATTTGTTTCATTATTTGTTTTGAGGAAGCTAGTGATAGCTTCAAAATGGTGGATTTTTGGAATATACTGTCTCGTTCTTGGCTCATTGTCGGTAATTACTTCATTCTTGGGGGTGTGGTGA